In a single window of the Amycolatopsis sp. cg5 genome:
- a CDS encoding phosphoglyceromutase: MVELGTLVLLRHGQSTWNAENLFTGWVDVPLSEQGEAEARRGGALLKDSGLLPDVVHTSLMRRAISTANLALDGAERHWIPVKRDWRLNERHYGALQGKNKKETLDQYGEEQFMLWRRSYDTPPPPIDPDDEFSQAHDARYADLGDKAPLTECLKDVVERLLPYWESEIVPDLRAGKTVLVAAHGNSLRALVKHLDGISDADIAGLNIPTGIPLRYDLTDDLKPVTPGGLYLDPEAAKEAAAAVANQGR; encoded by the coding sequence ATGGTCGAACTTGGGACGTTGGTGCTGCTGCGTCACGGGCAGAGCACGTGGAACGCGGAGAATCTGTTCACCGGCTGGGTCGACGTGCCGCTCTCGGAGCAGGGCGAGGCCGAGGCACGTCGCGGCGGTGCGCTGCTGAAGGACTCGGGCCTGCTGCCCGACGTCGTGCACACCTCGCTGATGCGCCGCGCGATCTCGACGGCGAACCTCGCGCTCGACGGCGCCGAGCGGCACTGGATCCCGGTCAAGCGCGACTGGCGGCTCAACGAGCGCCACTACGGCGCGCTCCAGGGCAAGAACAAGAAGGAGACCCTGGACCAGTACGGCGAGGAGCAGTTCATGCTCTGGCGCCGCTCGTACGACACCCCGCCGCCGCCGATCGACCCCGACGACGAGTTCAGCCAGGCGCACGACGCGCGCTACGCCGACCTCGGCGACAAGGCGCCGCTGACCGAGTGCCTCAAGGACGTCGTCGAGCGGCTGCTGCCGTACTGGGAGTCCGAGATCGTGCCGGACCTCCGCGCGGGCAAGACCGTGCTCGTCGCCGCGCACGGCAACTCGCTGCGCGCGCTCGTCAAGCACCTCGACGGGATCTCGGACGCCGACATCGCCGGCCTGAACATCCCGACCGGCATCCCGCTGCGCTACGACCTGACCGACGACCTCAAGCCGGTCACCCCCGGTGGTCTCTACCTCGACCCGGAGGCGGCCAAGGAGGCCGCGGCCGCGGTCGCGAACCAGGGCCGCTAG
- a CDS encoding DNA-binding response regulator, with product MDDVVVVRGEQELFARTAHLFARADEVSCAANDLHTWAASRSGESQSTGGKRIRKVYRPGVLLDSARELRHAERLGVQIRITTSEVNETIILDSRIAILAGDKEAGSRAYSVVSKPELVQGIVSLFEAAWRGATELSVYDADFAELRRQAPQILDLLSSGCKDETAARTLGLGLRTYRRRVAELMDALGATSRFQAGARAREVGIL from the coding sequence GTGGACGACGTAGTGGTGGTACGCGGCGAGCAGGAGCTGTTCGCCAGGACGGCGCATCTTTTCGCGCGCGCCGACGAGGTGTCGTGCGCGGCGAACGATCTGCACACCTGGGCGGCGTCGCGGTCCGGCGAGAGCCAGTCGACCGGCGGCAAGCGGATCAGGAAGGTCTACCGGCCCGGCGTGCTGCTCGACTCGGCACGCGAACTCCGGCACGCGGAACGACTCGGCGTGCAGATCCGGATCACCACTTCCGAGGTGAACGAGACGATCATTTTGGACTCTCGCATCGCGATACTCGCGGGCGACAAGGAAGCCGGTTCTCGGGCCTATAGCGTGGTTTCCAAGCCGGAACTGGTGCAGGGGATCGTGTCACTGTTCGAAGCGGCCTGGCGCGGCGCGACCGAACTTTCCGTCTATGACGCCGATTTCGCCGAACTGCGCAGGCAGGCCCCGCAGATCTTGGACCTGCTTTCCTCTGGCTGCAAGGACGAGACGGCCGCGCGCACACTCGGCCTCGGCCTGCGCACGTACCGCCGCCGCGTCGCCGAGCTCATGGACGCGCTCGGCGCGACCTCCCGCTTCCAAGCGGGCGCCCGTGCCCGCGAGGTCGGCATCCTCTAG
- a CDS encoding oxidoreductase, with translation MTNAAAAGTWKLGQFTVNRLGFGAMRLMFRDRDSAIAVLRRAVELGVNHIDTAAFYFQGHLSANELINTALRPYRDDLVVTTKVGPGRDPSGVFLPSATPEQLKGQVEENLRQLGLDHLDVVNLRIGEALDRGTGSLADRFGALAELREAGMIRELGISNVGPEHLDEAREIAPVVCVQNQYGFATRREDDALIETCAEHDIAFVPFFAVANSAENAGIDELAAKYGVTPAQIRLAWTLHKGPNVLAIPGTGDLGHLEQNIAAASLRLTDEDLGSL, from the coding sequence ATGACCAACGCAGCAGCAGCCGGCACCTGGAAGCTCGGCCAGTTCACCGTCAACCGCCTCGGCTTCGGCGCGATGCGCCTGATGTTCCGCGACCGGGACTCCGCGATCGCCGTGCTCCGGCGCGCCGTCGAACTCGGCGTCAACCACATCGACACGGCCGCCTTCTACTTCCAGGGCCACCTTTCCGCCAACGAACTCATCAACACCGCGCTCCGGCCGTACCGGGACGACCTCGTCGTCACCACCAAGGTCGGGCCCGGCCGCGACCCGTCGGGCGTCTTCCTGCCGTCCGCGACGCCGGAGCAGCTCAAGGGACAGGTCGAAGAGAACCTCCGCCAGCTCGGCCTCGACCACCTCGACGTCGTCAACCTGCGCATCGGTGAGGCACTCGACCGCGGCACGGGCTCGCTCGCGGACCGGTTCGGCGCGCTGGCGGAACTCCGCGAAGCGGGAATGATCCGGGAACTCGGCATCTCCAACGTCGGGCCGGAACACCTCGACGAGGCGCGGGAAATCGCGCCGGTCGTGTGCGTGCAGAACCAGTACGGCTTCGCCACGCGACGCGAGGACGACGCGCTCATCGAAACCTGCGCGGAGCACGACATCGCGTTCGTGCCGTTCTTCGCGGTCGCCAACAGCGCCGAAAACGCGGGCATCGACGAACTCGCCGCCAAGTACGGCGTGACGCCCGCGCAGATCCGGCTCGCGTGGACGCTCCACAAGGGACCGAACGTCCTCGCCATCCCCGGAACGGGTGACCTGGGGCACCTGGAGCAGAACATCGCGGCGGCTTCGCTCCGCCTCACCGACGAAGACCTCGGTAGCCTCTGA
- a CDS encoding sensor histidine kinase encodes MTVPVSFALAIGALVVGVAIGFLIARTRTQRAERKPEGPTVAELLMRLVRSSNNGVVVLNRFGDMVLHNPRAYELGLVRVSQADPRARQAAEQVVETDEPMEIDLSPLEARGRQPEAVLGIVRPLGDGFTIVEAVDHSEAVRLEATRRDFVANVSHELKTPVGAIALLTEAVLDAAEDVEEVRRFGSKILRESTRLGQLVTELIALSRLQGAERLPDLNVVEVDAVVREALGRTSLSAESAEITVTTDAASGLLVEGDRTLLVTALSNLLENAIAYSTSGSPVSISRRLADGNIEIAVTDRGIGIAEDEQQRVFERFYRADKARSRATGGTGLGLAIVKHVAANHGGSVGLWSSPGTGSTFTLRIPAHLSPEPATGKQVPPAPRQENTPERTSRLVVTGQEAPDHGGKL; translated from the coding sequence GTGACCGTGCCCGTCTCATTCGCACTGGCCATCGGTGCTTTGGTGGTCGGAGTCGCCATCGGCTTCCTCATCGCCCGCACCCGGACCCAGCGGGCCGAGCGGAAGCCCGAGGGCCCGACCGTCGCCGAGCTGCTGATGCGGCTCGTGCGCTCCTCCAACAACGGTGTCGTCGTGCTCAACAGGTTCGGCGACATGGTGCTGCACAACCCGCGTGCCTACGAGCTCGGCCTGGTCAGGGTCAGCCAGGCCGACCCGAGGGCGCGCCAAGCGGCCGAGCAGGTCGTCGAGACCGACGAGCCGATGGAGATCGACCTTTCGCCGCTCGAAGCGCGTGGCCGCCAGCCGGAGGCCGTGCTCGGCATCGTGCGCCCGCTCGGCGACGGCTTCACCATCGTCGAGGCGGTCGACCACTCCGAGGCGGTCCGGCTGGAGGCCACCCGCCGCGACTTCGTCGCCAACGTCTCGCACGAGCTCAAGACGCCGGTCGGCGCGATCGCGCTGCTCACCGAGGCCGTGCTCGACGCGGCCGAGGACGTCGAAGAGGTGCGCCGCTTCGGCTCCAAGATCCTGCGCGAGTCGACCAGGCTCGGCCAGCTGGTGACCGAGCTGATCGCGCTGTCGCGGCTGCAGGGCGCCGAGCGGCTGCCCGACCTCAATGTGGTCGAGGTCGACGCCGTCGTGCGCGAGGCGCTCGGGCGGACATCGTTGTCGGCCGAGTCCGCCGAGATCACGGTGACCACCGACGCGGCCAGCGGACTGCTCGTCGAGGGCGACCGGACGCTGCTGGTCACCGCCTTGTCGAACCTGCTGGAGAACGCCATCGCGTACTCGACCTCCGGCAGCCCGGTGTCGATCAGCAGGCGGCTGGCCGACGGCAACATCGAGATCGCCGTCACCGACCGCGGCATCGGCATCGCCGAGGACGAGCAGCAACGGGTCTTCGAGCGCTTCTACCGCGCTGACAAGGCCCGCTCGCGCGCCACCGGCGGCACCGGGCTCGGCCTCGCGATCGTCAAGCACGTGGCGGCCAACCACGGCGGATCGGTGGGACTCTGGAGCAGTCCGGGCACCGGATCGACGTTCACCCTGCGGATACCCGCCCATCTCTCGCCGGAACCGGCAACCGGCAAGCAGGTCCCGCCCGCACCGCGGCAGGAGAACACGCCCGAGCGGACATCCCGGCTCGTGGTGACCGGGCAAGAAGCCCCCGACCATGGAGGAAAGCTGTGA
- a CDS encoding response regulator: MTRVLIVEDEESFADPLAFLLRKEGFTAAVAVTGQQALEEFDRNGADIVLLDLMLPGMSGTDVCKQLRQRSAVPVIMVTARDSEIDKVVGLELGADDYVTKPYSARELIARVRAVLRRGGEPGADGELAPLVLSAGPVRMDVERHVVTVDGAEVSLPLKEFDLLEYLLRNVGRVLTRGQLIDRVWGADYVGDTKTLDVHVKRLRSKIEPDPGSPRHLVTVRGLGYKFET, encoded by the coding sequence GTGACGAGGGTACTCATCGTCGAGGACGAGGAGTCGTTCGCCGACCCGCTCGCCTTCTTGCTGCGCAAGGAGGGCTTCACCGCCGCCGTCGCCGTCACGGGACAGCAGGCGCTGGAGGAGTTCGACCGCAACGGCGCGGACATCGTGCTGCTGGACCTCATGCTGCCCGGGATGAGCGGCACCGACGTGTGCAAGCAGCTGCGCCAGCGTTCGGCCGTGCCAGTGATTATGGTCACTGCCCGCGACAGCGAGATCGACAAGGTGGTCGGCCTCGAACTGGGCGCCGACGACTACGTCACCAAGCCCTACTCGGCTCGTGAGCTCATCGCCCGCGTCCGCGCGGTGCTGCGCCGCGGCGGCGAGCCCGGCGCGGACGGCGAACTGGCCCCGCTGGTGCTGTCGGCCGGACCGGTCCGGATGGACGTCGAACGGCACGTCGTCACTGTTGACGGGGCTGAAGTCTCGCTGCCGCTCAAGGAGTTCGACCTCCTCGAGTACCTGCTCCGCAACGTCGGCCGGGTGCTCACTCGCGGGCAGCTCATCGACCGGGTCTGGGGCGCCGACTACGTGGGCGACACCAAGACCCTCGACGTGCACGTCAAGCGGCTGCGGTCCAAGATCGAACCCGACCCCGGCTCGCCCCGTCACCTCGTCACCGTCCGCGGACTTGGTTACAAGTTCGAGACCTGA
- a CDS encoding sugar phosphate isomerase/epimerase family protein yields MTEPSRVPVGLSTASVWPVRAGTAFELAADLGYDGVEVMVWADPVSQDVSALRRWSRRTGVPVLSVHSPSLLITQRIWSPDPVIRLRRTVDAAGDLGARTVVVHPPFRWQRRYGDAFGDLVDELEDASGIEIAVENMFKVRPPGGSRTSRVSAFRPSIDPTDVGFRHYTLDLSHTAAAGMDALALAERMGEGLTHVHLADGTGIPKDEHLVPGRGDQPCAELLEKLVSNGFSGQIVLEINTRHATGQAQRAAELAESLLFARLHLGQ; encoded by the coding sequence GTGACTGAACCATCTCGGGTGCCGGTCGGGCTGTCGACGGCTTCGGTGTGGCCCGTGCGCGCCGGCACGGCGTTCGAGCTCGCCGCCGACCTCGGCTACGACGGGGTCGAGGTGATGGTCTGGGCCGACCCGGTCAGCCAGGACGTCTCCGCGCTGCGCCGCTGGTCGCGGCGCACGGGCGTGCCGGTGCTGTCGGTGCACTCGCCGTCGCTGCTGATCACCCAGCGGATCTGGTCGCCGGACCCGGTGATCCGGCTGCGCCGCACCGTCGACGCCGCGGGCGACCTCGGCGCGCGCACGGTCGTCGTGCACCCGCCGTTCCGCTGGCAGCGCCGCTACGGCGACGCGTTCGGCGACCTGGTCGACGAGCTCGAAGACGCCAGCGGCATCGAGATCGCCGTCGAAAACATGTTCAAGGTCCGCCCGCCGGGCGGCTCGCGCACCTCGCGGGTGTCGGCGTTCCGGCCGTCGATCGACCCGACCGACGTCGGCTTCCGGCACTACACGCTCGACCTGTCGCACACGGCGGCAGCGGGCATGGACGCGCTGGCGCTGGCCGAGCGAATGGGCGAGGGCCTCACGCACGTCCACCTCGCCGACGGCACCGGCATTCCCAAGGACGAGCACCTGGTGCCCGGCCGCGGTGATCAGCCGTGCGCGGAATTGCTGGAGAAGCTGGTCAGCAATGGTTTCAGCGGGCAGATCGTGCTGGAGATCAACACCAGGCACGCCACCGGGCAGGCACAGCGCGCGGCCGAACTCGCCGAGTCGCTGCTGTTCGCGCGGCTCCACCTGGGACAGTGA
- a CDS encoding thioesterase family protein, whose product MGDGTFTADLKLEWSIGGHPHGGFLMALLAKAALAVLQERGEPPADPLAVSAEFLRPPAIGPVLLRTDVRKVGRRATVVAVGLEQRGRSCVEARVTAGRLPMRRPEWTELPAMPVEPPASAIAIAGDTAEGTFNLAKGCDVRLDPATVGYLAGRTGDPPRIKLWVRPRHGLADPYFALVAGDVNPPVVFNLGRFGWAPSVQLTALLRTRPAPGWLRVIVDCRSVHESWFDSDAMVIDSQGRLVCQARQLGLAPAPGA is encoded by the coding sequence ATGGGTGACGGGACGTTCACCGCCGACCTCAAGCTCGAATGGTCCATCGGCGGCCACCCGCACGGCGGCTTCCTCATGGCGCTGCTCGCCAAGGCCGCACTCGCGGTGCTCCAAGAGCGCGGCGAGCCGCCCGCCGACCCGCTCGCGGTCAGCGCCGAGTTCCTGCGCCCGCCCGCGATCGGCCCGGTACTGCTGCGCACGGACGTCCGCAAGGTCGGCAGGCGCGCGACCGTGGTCGCGGTCGGCCTGGAGCAACGCGGCCGCAGCTGCGTCGAAGCCAGGGTTACCGCAGGCCGCTTGCCGATGCGCCGTCCCGAGTGGACCGAACTGCCCGCGATGCCCGTCGAGCCGCCCGCCAGCGCGATCGCGATCGCGGGCGACACCGCCGAAGGCACGTTCAACCTGGCCAAGGGCTGCGACGTCCGCCTCGACCCCGCCACCGTTGGCTACCTGGCAGGCCGCACCGGCGACCCGCCCAGGATCAAGCTGTGGGTCCGCCCGAGGCATGGCCTCGCCGACCCGTACTTCGCGCTCGTCGCCGGCGACGTGAACCCGCCGGTCGTGTTCAACCTCGGCCGCTTCGGCTGGGCGCCGAGCGTGCAGCTGACCGCGCTGCTGCGCACTCGCCCGGCACCCGGCTGGCTGCGGGTGATCGTCGACTGCCGCTCGGTGCACGAGTCCTGGTTCGACTCGGACGCCATGGTGATCGACTCGCAGGGCCGCCTCGTCTGCCAGGCCCGTCAGCTCGGCCTCGCCCCGGCTCCCGGAGCCTGA
- the proC gene encoding pyrroline-5-carboxylate reductase: MSVIALLGAGKIGEALLSGLLQGGTSADDLLFTERYPARAAELTEQYGVHGVTVPEAAKRADVLVVAVKPQDIDPVLDELAPLLGPDSLVVSLCAGLPTALYERRLADGVPVVRVMPNTPMLVGEAMSAMSPGKHATAAHLTVVRELLEHVGKVVEVPESQQDAVTALSGSGPAYFFFLVEAMIDAGILLGLPRALSESLIVQSAVGAGKMLAESGEHPVILREAVTSPAGTTINAIRELEKHGVRAALLAAIEAARDRSVELGKAHETP; encoded by the coding sequence ATGAGCGTTATCGCGTTGCTGGGTGCCGGAAAAATCGGAGAGGCGCTGCTCTCGGGGCTGCTGCAGGGCGGCACGAGCGCCGACGACCTGCTGTTCACCGAGCGATATCCGGCCCGTGCCGCCGAGCTGACCGAGCAGTACGGCGTGCACGGCGTCACCGTGCCGGAGGCGGCGAAGCGCGCCGACGTGCTGGTCGTCGCCGTGAAGCCGCAGGACATCGACCCCGTGCTCGACGAACTCGCGCCGCTGCTCGGGCCCGATTCGCTGGTCGTCTCCCTGTGCGCGGGCCTGCCGACCGCGCTGTACGAGCGCAGGCTGGCCGACGGTGTGCCGGTCGTCCGCGTGATGCCGAACACGCCGATGCTGGTCGGCGAGGCGATGAGCGCGATGTCACCGGGCAAGCACGCGACGGCCGCACATCTGACCGTCGTCCGCGAGCTGCTGGAGCACGTCGGCAAGGTCGTCGAGGTGCCGGAGTCGCAGCAGGACGCGGTGACCGCGCTCTCGGGTTCCGGGCCCGCGTACTTCTTCTTCCTGGTCGAGGCCATGATCGACGCCGGGATCCTGCTCGGCCTGCCGCGTGCGCTGTCCGAGAGCCTGATCGTCCAGTCGGCCGTCGGCGCGGGCAAGATGCTCGCCGAGTCAGGCGAACATCCGGTCATCCTGCGCGAGGCGGTCACGTCACCGGCGGGCACGACCATCAACGCCATCCGTGAGCTGGAGAAACACGGCGTCCGCGCGGCCTTGCTGGCCGCCATCGAAGCCGCGCGCGACCGCTCGGTCGAGCTCGGCAAGGCCCACGAGACCCCCTGA
- a CDS encoding helix-turn-helix domain-containing protein → MPPNKKEDVPAVGQVQFLTVAEVATLMRVSKMTVYRLVHSGELPAVRVGKSFRVPEKAVHTYLEGAYFDVG, encoded by the coding sequence ATGCCGCCGAACAAGAAGGAGGACGTGCCCGCGGTCGGGCAGGTCCAGTTTTTGACGGTCGCCGAGGTGGCCACGCTGATGCGGGTCTCCAAGATGACCGTTTACCGCCTCGTGCACTCGGGCGAACTGCCGGCCGTTCGCGTCGGCAAGTCGTTCAGAGTGCCTGAGAAAGCAGTGCACACTTACCTCGAAGGGGCATACTTCGACGTAGGTTGA
- a CDS encoding 30S ribosomal protein bS22, whose translation MGSVIKKRRKRMSKKKHRKLLRRTRVQRRKAGK comes from the coding sequence GTGGGCTCTGTGATCAAGAAGCGCCGCAAGCGCATGTCGAAGAAGAAGCACCGCAAGTTGCTTCGCCGCACTCGGGTTCAGCGCAGGAAGGCCGGTAAGTAG
- a CDS encoding NAD-dependent epimerase/dehydratase family protein, which translates to MPSNIVLVTGVGGELGGKLLARLGNNPDFERVIGVDTTPPAKSVLQRMGHAEFVRADIRNPLIAKVISSAKVDTVVHASTTAHPAGPSRRMAIKEVNVIGTMRLLAACQRSPLVRKLVVKSTAAVYGASSRSQAVFTEDSELIPADSSGYAKDAVEMEGYVRGLTRRRPDITVTMARFINLIGPEVDTVLARYFALPVVPTVFGFDARIQLLHSADALSVLELATVHDKPGVFNVGSDGVMTLSQMIRRAGRLELPMPRGVLPSVGKVLRGARVVDFSADQVRLLNFGRVVDTTRLKKEFGYTPRWTTREAFDDYIQGRGIRPVLDGGLLAGLAGKVMTAAATGQSATR; encoded by the coding sequence ATGCCGTCCAACATCGTGCTCGTGACCGGGGTCGGTGGGGAGCTGGGCGGAAAACTGCTGGCCAGGCTCGGCAACAACCCCGACTTCGAGCGCGTGATCGGCGTGGACACCACGCCGCCGGCGAAATCCGTGCTGCAGCGGATGGGGCACGCCGAATTCGTGCGTGCGGACATTCGTAATCCGCTGATCGCGAAGGTGATCAGCAGCGCCAAGGTCGACACGGTGGTGCACGCGTCGACGACCGCGCATCCGGCGGGTCCCAGCCGCCGGATGGCGATCAAGGAAGTCAACGTCATCGGCACCATGCGCCTGCTGGCCGCGTGCCAGCGCTCGCCGCTGGTGCGCAAGCTGGTGGTCAAGTCCACCGCGGCCGTGTACGGCGCGAGCTCGCGTTCGCAGGCCGTGTTCACCGAGGATTCAGAGCTCATCCCGGCGGACTCCAGCGGCTACGCCAAGGACGCCGTGGAGATGGAAGGCTACGTACGAGGTTTAACTCGGCGCAGGCCGGATATCACTGTCACCATGGCCCGTTTCATCAACCTCATCGGGCCCGAGGTCGACACCGTGCTCGCGAGGTACTTCGCCTTGCCGGTGGTCCCGACGGTGTTCGGGTTCGACGCCCGCATCCAGCTCCTGCACTCGGCGGACGCGCTGTCCGTGCTCGAGCTGGCGACCGTGCACGACAAGCCGGGCGTGTTCAACGTCGGCTCCGACGGCGTGATGACGCTGTCGCAGATGATCCGCCGCGCGGGCAGGCTCGAACTGCCGATGCCGCGCGGTGTGCTCCCGTCGGTGGGGAAGGTGCTGCGCGGCGCTCGCGTCGTCGACTTCTCGGCCGACCAGGTACGACTGCTGAACTTCGGGCGAGTGGTGGACACCACACGGCTCAAGAAGGAGTTCGGCTACACCCCGCGCTGGACGACGCGCGAGGCGTTCGACGACTACATCCAGGGCCGGGGCATCAGGCCCGTCCTGGACGGGGGCCTGCTGGCGGGACTGGCGGGCAAAGTGATGACCGCGGCGGCGACCGGTCAGTCGGCCACGCGGTGA
- a CDS encoding lysophospholipid acyltransferase family protein produces the protein MSSAEAQVIPLHGPGREKPRDTVEVPAEKLAEADEAERLLQAPVVNFPTPAAAPVRQPEVSELPEALAEAIAFVRSRLTGAYTVDEFGFDAELTETLMLPPLRALYQKWFRVTTYGVHNLPVDGGALLVSNHSGTLPIDALMTAVAVHDEHPKHRHMRGLGADLVFKVPFIGSFARRIGQTLACNADAERLLSKGELVGVWPEGFKGIGKPFSARYKLQRFGRGGFVSAALRTGVPIIPVSVVGAEEIYPKIGDVKVLARMLGLPYFPITPLFPLFGPLGAIPLPTKWTIEFGEPIQTDSYYPGAEEDPMLVFNLTDQVRESIQQTLYRRLSQRQGIFRG, from the coding sequence GTGAGCAGTGCCGAAGCACAGGTCATCCCGCTGCACGGACCGGGGAGAGAGAAGCCGAGGGACACCGTCGAGGTGCCCGCGGAGAAGCTCGCCGAAGCGGATGAGGCTGAACGGCTGCTCCAAGCCCCGGTCGTCAACTTCCCGACCCCGGCGGCCGCGCCGGTGCGGCAGCCGGAGGTCTCCGAGCTGCCCGAGGCGCTGGCGGAGGCGATCGCGTTCGTGCGCAGCAGGCTGACGGGCGCCTACACCGTCGACGAGTTCGGCTTCGACGCCGAGCTCACCGAGACGCTGATGCTCCCGCCACTGCGCGCGCTGTACCAAAAATGGTTCCGCGTAACGACTTACGGCGTGCACAACCTGCCGGTCGACGGCGGCGCGCTGCTCGTGTCCAACCACTCGGGCACCTTGCCGATCGACGCGCTGATGACCGCCGTCGCCGTCCACGACGAACACCCGAAGCACCGCCACATGCGTGGCCTCGGCGCCGATCTGGTCTTCAAAGTGCCGTTCATCGGATCGTTCGCCCGCCGCATCGGCCAGACACTCGCCTGCAACGCCGACGCCGAACGCCTGCTCTCCAAGGGCGAACTGGTCGGCGTGTGGCCGGAAGGCTTCAAGGGCATCGGCAAGCCGTTCTCGGCCCGCTACAAGCTCCAGCGCTTCGGACGCGGCGGCTTCGTCTCGGCCGCGCTGCGCACCGGCGTGCCGATCATCCCGGTGTCGGTCGTCGGCGCCGAGGAGATCTACCCGAAGATCGGGGACGTGAAGGTGCTCGCGCGCATGCTCGGGCTGCCGTACTTCCCGATCACCCCGCTGTTCCCGCTCTTCGGCCCGCTCGGCGCGATCCCGCTGCCGACGAAGTGGACCATCGAGTTCGGCGAACCCATCCAGACCGACTCGTACTACCCGGGCGCCGAAGAGGACCCGATGCTGGTCTTCAACCTGACCGACCAGGTGCGCGAGTCGATCCAGCAGACGCTCTACCGGCGCCTTTCCCAGCGCCAGGGCATTTTCCGCGGCTGA
- a CDS encoding HAD family hydrolase, whose product MSSWRGKDKSQELERLATLAGEASAEAAVAMEAAELALPPTPPAPPDLTAAAFFDVDNTMMMGASIFYFARGLAARKFFTTADLAGFMWQQVKFRVGGRENKEDIKTHREQALSFVAGRTVAELTEISEEIYDELMADKIWSGTRALAQMHLDAGQRVWLVTATPIELAAIISRRLGLTGALGTVAETENGVYTGRLVGDLLHGRAKAHAVRALASREGLNLRRCTAYSDSQNDVPMLSAVGTAVAVNPDAGLRDVARARGWEIRDFRTGRKAAKIGVPSVLGAGAVAGAVAAGLAYRRR is encoded by the coding sequence GTGTCATCTTGGCGTGGCAAGGACAAGAGTCAGGAACTCGAACGGCTCGCCACTCTCGCGGGCGAGGCGTCGGCTGAAGCTGCCGTCGCGATGGAAGCCGCCGAGCTGGCGCTGCCCCCCACCCCGCCGGCGCCGCCGGACCTGACGGCCGCCGCCTTCTTCGACGTCGACAACACCATGATGATGGGCGCGTCGATCTTCTACTTCGCGCGCGGCCTCGCCGCGCGCAAGTTCTTCACCACCGCCGATCTCGCCGGTTTCATGTGGCAGCAGGTGAAATTCCGCGTCGGCGGCCGCGAGAACAAGGAAGACATCAAGACCCACCGCGAGCAGGCACTGTCCTTTGTGGCCGGTCGTACGGTCGCCGAGCTGACCGAGATCAGCGAAGAGATCTACGACGAGCTGATGGCCGACAAGATCTGGTCCGGCACCCGCGCGCTCGCCCAGATGCACCTCGACGCGGGCCAGCGTGTGTGGCTCGTCACCGCGACCCCGATCGAACTCGCGGCCATCATCTCCCGCCGCCTCGGCCTCACCGGCGCGCTCGGCACGGTCGCCGAGACCGAGAACGGTGTCTACACGGGACGCCTCGTCGGCGACCTGCTCCACGGCCGCGCCAAGGCGCACGCCGTCCGCGCGCTCGCCTCCCGCGAGGGCCTGAACCTGCGCCGCTGCACGGCCTACTCCGACTCCCAGAACGACGTCCCGATGCTCTCGGCGGTCGGCACGGCGGTCGCCGTCAACCCCGACGCGGGCCTGCGCGACGTCGCCCGCGCCCGCGGCTGGGAGATCCGCGACTTCCGCACCGGCCGCAAGGCAGCGAAGATCGGCGTGCCCTCCGTACTCGGCGCCGGAGCCGTCGCGGGCGCGGTCGCCGCCGGCCTCGCCTACCGTCGCCGCTGA